A window of Phycodurus eques isolate BA_2022a chromosome 5, UOR_Pequ_1.1, whole genome shotgun sequence contains these coding sequences:
- the si:ch211-236l14.4 gene encoding SITS-binding protein isoform X1: MPHARNRNPSPIPEVTWDTGLKEMNETWKGAIACLGVAVFFVMTIGIIYWQVVDQPNKNWILKGTLSGLIWERRTHSLVIQTLTEDKTYVEIDVGDVGSPDLEVPLVRNLCSLNKTEFCYTWDAVAEIKISLDVNEEDTQTECYSVTWTPVRCHVRLKDCFSMTNVSWYGGASVTGQTWPINDQNATMQPFVVSDLEENPSGFGSALERYFLGSSGVAVLASPDVPLQLGLDSRQQFCLQSLPSMDLLPLQYTVCVANNVKAVHQEAIRQLSQLTREIPDMKALRLPSWKLLSNVDSGLKVERELRTFSNRLRRHQLGDGIISLNEHSTNLLSEMDHDYFNSRKREASKRLSRDLPLVKLLNISVTLSPFLSVDTTQFQTSLTEGAEAFWLSLPSAPRGRPVPLMTQWRGKFCVKLNVTNPAAVSWFLDRVGSLQAHLGMEYILLEGGERNLFEEQALRPPEALGGDAYIGLLADVAARIGDSTIMSAGTRSSHKPVFLRMSPLQSDWSPMGLKGIIPSLLHHTVLGYNFLIPDAVGGSLSGDVVADEELYIRWLEIVSFFPVISFHTPPWVCGEDRVLNLTRIYITKHRRDVAPLIEKYAEEWQETGSPIYRPLWWLSPEDPATFTVDDQFLIGDEVTFRRTLLLCIQADTGAFFVHVAGSGGTGGGEGGSEEGYLLTRRGLPVAGQPKRRCVRRRDVPTGLPCALGGGGCFLTAKMSDM, from the exons ATGCCTCACGCTCGAAATAGGAACCCTAGCCCCATTCCGGAGGTAACATGGGACACGGGCTTGAAGGAGATGAACGAGACGTGGAAAGGAGCGATCGCGTGTCTCGGGGTGGCCGTCTTCTTTGTCATGACCATCGGGATCATATACTGGCAAGTGGTGGACCAGCCCAACAAGAACTGGATCCTGAAGGGGACCTTGAGCGGACTGATCTGGGAAAGAAGAACCCACTCGCTGGTCATCCAGACCCTGACGGAGGACAAGACCTACGTGGAGATCGACGTCGGCGACGTGGGGAGCCCTGACCTGGAGGTTCCCTTGGTCAGGAACCTGTGCTCGCTCAACAAGACCGAGTTCTGCTACACGTGGGACGCGGTGGCCGAGATCAAAATCTCCCTGGATGTGAACGAGGAGGACACGCAGACCGAGTGCTACAGCGTGACCTGGACGCCGGTGCGGTGTCACGTGCGGCTCAAG GACTGCTTCTCCATGACAAACGTATCGTGGTATGGCGGCGCCAGTGTCACCGGTCAGACATGGCCTATAAATGATCAAAACGCCACCATGCAGCCTTTCGTCGTCAGCGATCTCGAGGAGAATCCCTCAGGTTTCGGCTCAGCTCTGGAGCGCTACTTTCTCGGCTCGTCAG GCGTCGCTGTGCTGGCGTCTCCTGATGTCCCTCTGCAGCTGGGGCTGGACAGCAGACAACAGTTCTGCTTGCAGTCACTGCCCAGTATGGATCTTCTCCCGCTGCAATACACCGTTTGTGTGGCCAACAATGTGAAGGCTGTACACCAAGAAGCAATACGACAGCTCTCCCAGCTCACGAGGGAGATACCCGACATGAAGGCTCTGCG GCTACCGTCCTGGAAGCTACTTAGCAATGTGGATTCAGGCCTGAAAGTGGAGAGGGAGTTAAGGACCTTCTCTAATCGTCTTCGAAGACACCAGCTGGGGGATGGAATCATCAGCCTTAACGAACATTCCACCAATCTCCTCTCTGAAATG GACCACGACTACTTCAACAGCAGGAAGAGGGAGGCGTCGAAGAGACTCAGCAGGGACCTCCCGCTCGTGAAGCTTCTTAACATTTCCGTCACTCTGTCCCCTTTCCTGAGCGTGGACACCACGCAGTTCCAAACTTCTCTCACGGAGGGCGCCGAGGCCTTCTGGCTTAGTCTCCCCTCGGCGCCTCGTGGACGGCCG GTCCCGTTGATGACTCAGTGGCGAGGGAAATTCTGTGTAAAGCTGAATGTCACAAACCCAGCAGCGGTGAGCTGGTTCCTGGACAGAGTGGGATCCCTACAAGCCCATTTGGGAATGGAGTACATTctgctggaggggggtgagagGAATCTGTTTGAGGAGCAGGCCCTGCGGCCACCGGAGGCTCTGGGTGGGGACGCATACATCGGCCTGCTGGCTGACGTGGCTGCCAGAATTGGAGACTCCACGATCATGTCGGCCGGGACAAG GTCGAGCCACAAGCCAGTATTTCTGAGGATGAGCCCTCTGCAATCTGACTGGAGCCCAATGGGCCTGAAAGGCATCATTCCCTCTCTGCTACATCACACTGTGCTGGGATACAACTTCCTCATTCCCGACGCAGTAG GTGGCTCTCTATCTGGAGACGTGGTCGCAGATGAGGAGTTGTACATCCGGTGGCTGGAGATCGTGTCCTTCTTCCCTGTGATCAGCTTCCACACGCCCCCGTGGGTCTGCGGAGAGGACCGG GTGTTAAACCTAACTCGGATATACATAACAAAGCACCGGAGGGACGTGGCACCACTCATCGAGAAGTATGCCGAGGAGTGGCAGGAGACGGGAAGCCCCATCTATCGACCCTTGTGGTGGCTCAGTCCAGAGGATCCCGCGACCTTCACCGTTGACGACCAGTTCCTCATCGGAGACGAGGTAACCTTCCGTCGCACTCTTTTGCTGTGCATTCAAGCAGACACGGGAgctttttttgtgcatgttgCAGGTTCTGGTGGCACCGGTGGTGGAGAAGGGGGCAGTGAGGAGGGATATTTACTTACCCGACGGGGGCTTCCAGTGGCAGGACAGCCAAAACGCCGATGTGTTCGACGGAGGGACGTTCCTACAGGACTACCCTGTGCCCTTGGAGGCGGTGGGTGTTTTCTTACGGCGAAGATGAGTGACATGTGA
- the si:ch211-236l14.4 gene encoding SITS-binding protein isoform X3, which yields MPHARNRNPSPIPEVTWDTGLKEMNETWKGAIACLGVAVFFVMTIGIIYWQVVDQPNKNWILKGTLSGLIWERRTHSLVIQTLTEDKTYVEIDVGDVGSPDLEVPLVRNLCSLNKTEFCYTWDAVAEIKISLDVNEEDTQTECYSVTWTPVRCHVRLKDCFSMTNVSWYGGASVTGQTWPINDQNATMQPFVVSDLEENPSGFGSALERYFLGSSGVAVLASPDVPLQLGLDSRQQFCLQSLPSMDLLPLQYTVCVANNVKAVHQEAIRQLSQLTREIPDMKALRLPSWKLLSNVDSGLKVERELRTFSNRLRRHQLGDGIISLNEHSTNLLSEMDHDYFNSRKREASKRLSRDLPLVKLLNISVTLSPFLSVDTTQFQTSLTEGAEAFWLSLPSAPRGRPVPLMTQWRGKFCVKLNVTNPAAVSWFLDRVGSLQAHLGMEYILLEGGERNLFEEQALRPPEALGGDAYIGLLADVAARIGDSTIMSAGTRSSHKPVFLRMSPLQSDWSPMGLKGIIPSLLHHTVLGYNFLIPDAVALYLETWSQMRSCTSGGWRSCPSSL from the exons ATGCCTCACGCTCGAAATAGGAACCCTAGCCCCATTCCGGAGGTAACATGGGACACGGGCTTGAAGGAGATGAACGAGACGTGGAAAGGAGCGATCGCGTGTCTCGGGGTGGCCGTCTTCTTTGTCATGACCATCGGGATCATATACTGGCAAGTGGTGGACCAGCCCAACAAGAACTGGATCCTGAAGGGGACCTTGAGCGGACTGATCTGGGAAAGAAGAACCCACTCGCTGGTCATCCAGACCCTGACGGAGGACAAGACCTACGTGGAGATCGACGTCGGCGACGTGGGGAGCCCTGACCTGGAGGTTCCCTTGGTCAGGAACCTGTGCTCGCTCAACAAGACCGAGTTCTGCTACACGTGGGACGCGGTGGCCGAGATCAAAATCTCCCTGGATGTGAACGAGGAGGACACGCAGACCGAGTGCTACAGCGTGACCTGGACGCCGGTGCGGTGTCACGTGCGGCTCAAG GACTGCTTCTCCATGACAAACGTATCGTGGTATGGCGGCGCCAGTGTCACCGGTCAGACATGGCCTATAAATGATCAAAACGCCACCATGCAGCCTTTCGTCGTCAGCGATCTCGAGGAGAATCCCTCAGGTTTCGGCTCAGCTCTGGAGCGCTACTTTCTCGGCTCGTCAG GCGTCGCTGTGCTGGCGTCTCCTGATGTCCCTCTGCAGCTGGGGCTGGACAGCAGACAACAGTTCTGCTTGCAGTCACTGCCCAGTATGGATCTTCTCCCGCTGCAATACACCGTTTGTGTGGCCAACAATGTGAAGGCTGTACACCAAGAAGCAATACGACAGCTCTCCCAGCTCACGAGGGAGATACCCGACATGAAGGCTCTGCG GCTACCGTCCTGGAAGCTACTTAGCAATGTGGATTCAGGCCTGAAAGTGGAGAGGGAGTTAAGGACCTTCTCTAATCGTCTTCGAAGACACCAGCTGGGGGATGGAATCATCAGCCTTAACGAACATTCCACCAATCTCCTCTCTGAAATG GACCACGACTACTTCAACAGCAGGAAGAGGGAGGCGTCGAAGAGACTCAGCAGGGACCTCCCGCTCGTGAAGCTTCTTAACATTTCCGTCACTCTGTCCCCTTTCCTGAGCGTGGACACCACGCAGTTCCAAACTTCTCTCACGGAGGGCGCCGAGGCCTTCTGGCTTAGTCTCCCCTCGGCGCCTCGTGGACGGCCG GTCCCGTTGATGACTCAGTGGCGAGGGAAATTCTGTGTAAAGCTGAATGTCACAAACCCAGCAGCGGTGAGCTGGTTCCTGGACAGAGTGGGATCCCTACAAGCCCATTTGGGAATGGAGTACATTctgctggaggggggtgagagGAATCTGTTTGAGGAGCAGGCCCTGCGGCCACCGGAGGCTCTGGGTGGGGACGCATACATCGGCCTGCTGGCTGACGTGGCTGCCAGAATTGGAGACTCCACGATCATGTCGGCCGGGACAAG GTCGAGCCACAAGCCAGTATTTCTGAGGATGAGCCCTCTGCAATCTGACTGGAGCCCAATGGGCCTGAAAGGCATCATTCCCTCTCTGCTACATCACACTGTGCTGGGATACAACTTCCTCATTCCCGACGCA GTGGCTCTCTATCTGGAGACGTGGTCGCAGATGAGGAGTTGTACATCCGGTGGCTGGAGATCGTGTCCTTCTTCCCTGTGA
- the si:ch211-236l14.4 gene encoding SITS-binding protein isoform X2 has product MPHARNRNPSPIPEVTWDTGLKEMNETWKGAIACLGVAVFFVMTIGIIYWQVVDQPNKNWILKGTLSGLIWERRTHSLVIQTLTEDKTYVEIDVGDVGSPDLEVPLVRNLCSLNKTEFCYTWDAVAEIKISLDVNEEDTQTECYSVTWTPVRCHVRLKDCFSMTNVSWYGGASVTGQTWPINDQNATMQPFVVSDLEENPSGFGSALERYFLGSSGVAVLASPDVPLQLGLDSRQQFCLQSLPSMDLLPLQYTVCVANNVKAVHQEAIRQLSQLTREIPDMKALRLPSWKLLSNVDSGLKVERELRTFSNRLRRHQLGDGIISLNEHSTNLLSEMDHDYFNSRKREASKRLSRDLPLVKLLNISVTLSPFLSVDTTQFQTSLTEGAEAFWLSLPSAPRGRPVPLMTQWRGKFCVKLNVTNPAAVSWFLDRVGSLQAHLGMEYILLEGGERNLFEEQALRPPEALGGDAYIGLLADVAARIGDSTIMSAGTRSSHKPVFLRMSPLQSDWSPMGLKGIIPSLLHHTVLGYNFLIPDAVGGSLSGDVVADEELYIRWLEIVSFFPVISFHTPPWVCGEDRVLNLTRIYITKHRRDVAPLIEKYAEEWQETGSPIYRPLWWLSPEDPATFTVDDQFLIGDEVLVAPVVEKGAVRRDIYLPDGGFQWQDSQNADVFDGGTFLQDYPVPLEAVGVFLRRR; this is encoded by the exons ATGCCTCACGCTCGAAATAGGAACCCTAGCCCCATTCCGGAGGTAACATGGGACACGGGCTTGAAGGAGATGAACGAGACGTGGAAAGGAGCGATCGCGTGTCTCGGGGTGGCCGTCTTCTTTGTCATGACCATCGGGATCATATACTGGCAAGTGGTGGACCAGCCCAACAAGAACTGGATCCTGAAGGGGACCTTGAGCGGACTGATCTGGGAAAGAAGAACCCACTCGCTGGTCATCCAGACCCTGACGGAGGACAAGACCTACGTGGAGATCGACGTCGGCGACGTGGGGAGCCCTGACCTGGAGGTTCCCTTGGTCAGGAACCTGTGCTCGCTCAACAAGACCGAGTTCTGCTACACGTGGGACGCGGTGGCCGAGATCAAAATCTCCCTGGATGTGAACGAGGAGGACACGCAGACCGAGTGCTACAGCGTGACCTGGACGCCGGTGCGGTGTCACGTGCGGCTCAAG GACTGCTTCTCCATGACAAACGTATCGTGGTATGGCGGCGCCAGTGTCACCGGTCAGACATGGCCTATAAATGATCAAAACGCCACCATGCAGCCTTTCGTCGTCAGCGATCTCGAGGAGAATCCCTCAGGTTTCGGCTCAGCTCTGGAGCGCTACTTTCTCGGCTCGTCAG GCGTCGCTGTGCTGGCGTCTCCTGATGTCCCTCTGCAGCTGGGGCTGGACAGCAGACAACAGTTCTGCTTGCAGTCACTGCCCAGTATGGATCTTCTCCCGCTGCAATACACCGTTTGTGTGGCCAACAATGTGAAGGCTGTACACCAAGAAGCAATACGACAGCTCTCCCAGCTCACGAGGGAGATACCCGACATGAAGGCTCTGCG GCTACCGTCCTGGAAGCTACTTAGCAATGTGGATTCAGGCCTGAAAGTGGAGAGGGAGTTAAGGACCTTCTCTAATCGTCTTCGAAGACACCAGCTGGGGGATGGAATCATCAGCCTTAACGAACATTCCACCAATCTCCTCTCTGAAATG GACCACGACTACTTCAACAGCAGGAAGAGGGAGGCGTCGAAGAGACTCAGCAGGGACCTCCCGCTCGTGAAGCTTCTTAACATTTCCGTCACTCTGTCCCCTTTCCTGAGCGTGGACACCACGCAGTTCCAAACTTCTCTCACGGAGGGCGCCGAGGCCTTCTGGCTTAGTCTCCCCTCGGCGCCTCGTGGACGGCCG GTCCCGTTGATGACTCAGTGGCGAGGGAAATTCTGTGTAAAGCTGAATGTCACAAACCCAGCAGCGGTGAGCTGGTTCCTGGACAGAGTGGGATCCCTACAAGCCCATTTGGGAATGGAGTACATTctgctggaggggggtgagagGAATCTGTTTGAGGAGCAGGCCCTGCGGCCACCGGAGGCTCTGGGTGGGGACGCATACATCGGCCTGCTGGCTGACGTGGCTGCCAGAATTGGAGACTCCACGATCATGTCGGCCGGGACAAG GTCGAGCCACAAGCCAGTATTTCTGAGGATGAGCCCTCTGCAATCTGACTGGAGCCCAATGGGCCTGAAAGGCATCATTCCCTCTCTGCTACATCACACTGTGCTGGGATACAACTTCCTCATTCCCGACGCAGTAG GTGGCTCTCTATCTGGAGACGTGGTCGCAGATGAGGAGTTGTACATCCGGTGGCTGGAGATCGTGTCCTTCTTCCCTGTGATCAGCTTCCACACGCCCCCGTGGGTCTGCGGAGAGGACCGG GTGTTAAACCTAACTCGGATATACATAACAAAGCACCGGAGGGACGTGGCACCACTCATCGAGAAGTATGCCGAGGAGTGGCAGGAGACGGGAAGCCCCATCTATCGACCCTTGTGGTGGCTCAGTCCAGAGGATCCCGCGACCTTCACCGTTGACGACCAGTTCCTCATCGGAGACGAG GTTCTGGTGGCACCGGTGGTGGAGAAGGGGGCAGTGAGGAGGGATATTTACTTACCCGACGGGGGCTTCCAGTGGCAGGACAGCCAAAACGCCGATGTGTTCGACGGAGGGACGTTCCTACAGGACTACCCTGTGCCCTTGGAGGCGGTGGGTGTTTTCTTACGGCGAAGATGA